The proteins below are encoded in one region of Ostrea edulis chromosome 3, xbOstEdul1.1, whole genome shotgun sequence:
- the LOC125673932 gene encoding uncharacterized protein LOC125673932 yields the protein MSRLSLRRSQTFRNPDEDFVLHGQESSFWEKPDYARNSQLTSTSERLCQHIKFDPERYEDKRGTLRNQASSCDRVSQQLSNTFSKSVMFNNSVTGKPSREEIVRINHLYDKEFPEARLSQFAPSFTKSGKSTYHSSDDYTQEERRDFPLATYDSLAKKYYPVTLSALFEEEKLKSQLSRSQCMSAPAAGRRHAYTRARSALQNLRQSAEAEKYHKYKSRKFEMIDRNDAEKFYLMSSEAPTIASAKGMLTTPYEDDIANLRRDRLRLEEERLLELKKWEEIERLRPPREKWYESSGTDFHYECHKNTELEKTEQKWKDNMTKIDRNETLMKSLANVCL from the exons ATGTCAAGACTGTCGCTCCGCCGGAGTCAAACGTTCAGAAATCCCGACGAGGATTTTGTATTGCATGGCCAAGAGTCTTCATTTTG GGAGAAACCAGATTATGCCAGGAATTCCCAGCTTACGAGCACTTCAGAGAGACTTTGTCAACATATCAAATTTGATCCTGAAAGGTATGAAGACAAACGGGGAACTCTCAGAAACCAAGCTTCCAGTTGCGACCGTGTGAGCCAGCAACTGTCAAACACTTTCTCCAAAAGTGTAATGTTTAACAACAGTGTCACGGGAAAACCTTCAAGGGAAGAAATTGTCAGGATCAACCATTTATATGACAAGGAGTTTCCAGAGGCCAGGTTGTCTCAGTTTGCTCCTTCATTCACTAAATCAGGAAAGTCCACGTATCACAGTTCAGATGATTATACTCAGGAAGAAAGGAGGGATTTTCCACTAGCCACTTATGATTCATTGGCCAAGAAGTATTACCCAGTCACGTTAAGTGCTCTGTTTGAAGAGGAGAAGCTGAAGAGCCAGCTGTCGCGGTCTCAGTGCATGTCGGCTCCTGCGGCGGGGAGACGGCACGCCTACACCAGGGCGAGGTCTGCTCTACAGAACCTCAGGCAATCCGCTGAAGCtgaaaaatatcacaaataCAAGTCCAGGAAGTTTGAGATGATTGACAGGAACGATGcagagaaattttatttaatgtccTCTGAGGCACCCACAATTG CATCAGCGAAAGGTATGCTTACCACGCCCTACGAGGATGACATTGCCAATTTACGTCGAGATCGGCTGAGGCTGGAGGAGGAGAGGCTGCTAGAATTAAAGAAATGGGAAGAAATAGAAAGATTAAGGCCCCCAAGAGAGAAATG GTACGAGTCCTCGGGAACAGACTTCCATTACGAATGCCACAAAAATACAGAGCTGGAGAAAACGGAGCAAAAATGGAAGGACAACATGACGAAAATCGACAGAAATGAGACTCTGATGAAATCCCTGGCAAATGTCTGTCTGTAG